The proteins below come from a single Chryseobacterium nepalense genomic window:
- a CDS encoding DUF2945 domain-containing protein: protein MSRLKKGDMVRWNSSNGETHGAITKVHIKDFVFMNRQRRASEDEPQYEVMSEKTGKSAVHKASALKKM, encoded by the coding sequence ATGAGCAGATTAAAAAAAGGAGATATGGTACGATGGAATTCCAGCAATGGAGAAACTCATGGCGCCATCACAAAAGTCCACATCAAAGATTTTGTATTTATGAACAGGCAACGGAGAGCTTCCGAAGATGAACCGCAGTATGAGGTAATGAGCGAAAAAACAGGAAAATCCGCTGTACATAAAGCATCAGCATTAAAGAAAATGTAA
- a CDS encoding L-threonylcarbamoyladenylate synthase, with protein MAKILRIYPENPQENLINEVIKTLNNGGLIIYPSDTVYALGCNIFDIKAMEKLAQIKKMKLEKAQFSIICNDLSHLSDFTRPIDTSVFRFLKSHLPGPFTFILDANKSLPLAYKGHKTIGIRVPDHPIPQLIVEKLGHPIASTSIKDDDEIIEYSTDPELIAEKYDHLVDIVIDSGYGDNVASTIVDLTSGEPELIRQGKGII; from the coding sequence ATGGCAAAAATATTGAGAATTTATCCCGAAAACCCTCAGGAAAATCTTATTAATGAGGTTATTAAAACTTTAAATAATGGCGGACTGATCATTTACCCGTCCGATACGGTGTATGCGCTGGGCTGTAATATTTTTGACATTAAAGCCATGGAAAAGCTTGCACAGATTAAAAAAATGAAGCTGGAGAAAGCCCAGTTCTCAATAATTTGTAATGACCTGAGCCATCTTTCAGATTTTACGCGGCCTATTGATACTTCTGTGTTCAGGTTCCTTAAAAGTCATCTTCCCGGTCCGTTTACTTTTATTCTGGATGCCAATAAAAGCCTTCCTTTGGCTTACAAAGGACATAAAACCATTGGTATCCGAGTCCCGGATCATCCGATTCCCCAGCTGATTGTGGAAAAATTAGGACATCCCATTGCATCAACGTCTATAAAAGATGATGACGAAATCATTGAATATTCTACCGACCCGGAACTGATCGCCGAAAAATATGATCATCTGGTAGACATTGTTATTGATTCCGGATACGGAGATAATGTGGCTTCTACAATTGTAGATCTTACTTCCGGAGAACCGGAACTGATCCGACAGGGAAAAGGGATCATTTAA
- the yaaA gene encoding peroxide stress protein YaaA, which produces MKILTSPAKLMNTENTTDLLKTTVPKFIDDAAYIQSYLKEKSPKYLSELMEISTKLADENWERNQKWKAKPTAKESAPALYAFTGEVYRGLDAKTLDKNAVDYLQKNHRILSGLYGLLKPSDKVMLYRLEMGRPFEFENYKNLYEFWKEKITDQLNGEMKKNEILLNLASNEYFKVVDRKKLNHTVIDFDFYELKDGKPKTIVVYTKHARGMVVRFCAETNAKTLNDVKAFNYEGYRIDEDKSTDTKLVFTR; this is translated from the coding sequence ATGAAAATACTTACCTCACCTGCCAAATTGATGAATACTGAAAATACTACGGATCTGCTGAAAACAACAGTCCCGAAATTCATTGATGATGCAGCTTACATACAGTCTTATCTCAAAGAAAAATCACCGAAATACCTTTCAGAGCTGATGGAAATTTCAACCAAGCTGGCGGATGAAAACTGGGAAAGGAACCAGAAATGGAAGGCAAAACCTACGGCAAAAGAATCTGCTCCGGCACTCTATGCCTTTACCGGTGAGGTCTACAGGGGTTTAGACGCCAAAACACTGGATAAAAATGCGGTGGATTACCTGCAGAAAAACCACAGGATTCTTTCCGGCTTATACGGGTTGTTGAAACCTTCGGATAAAGTCATGCTGTATCGTCTGGAAATGGGACGGCCATTTGAATTTGAAAATTATAAAAATCTATACGAATTCTGGAAAGAGAAAATCACAGATCAGTTGAATGGTGAAATGAAAAAGAATGAAATTCTTCTTAATCTGGCAAGCAATGAATATTTTAAAGTGGTTGACCGGAAAAAGCTCAATCATACGGTTATTGATTTTGACTTCTATGAATTAAAGGACGGAAAACCAAAAACTATCGTCGTATATACCAAACATGCCAGAGGAATGGTGGTACGCTTTTGTGCTGAAACCAATGCTAAAACGCTGAATGATGTTAAAGCATTTAATTACGAAGGCTACAGAATCGATGAAGATAAATCAACAGATACTAAACTGGTTTTTACAAGATAA
- a CDS encoding HemK/PrmC family methyltransferase — MPLVLKKHFPDAKVSSVDYSEKALEVAKKNADFHQMNINFIHADYLNFVLEEQFDVIISNPPYIGIYEQDEIEDSVKGFEPEMALFSPTSDALIFYRKIAEDAQKQLADNGLLFLEINQKLGPETLELYEDFAEAELIKDLSGNDRFIFGKK, encoded by the coding sequence ATTCCTCTGGTTTTGAAGAAACACTTTCCTGATGCTAAAGTTTCTTCTGTTGATTATTCTGAAAAAGCTCTGGAAGTGGCAAAAAAGAATGCTGATTTTCATCAAATGAATATCAATTTCATCCATGCCGATTACCTGAATTTTGTACTGGAAGAACAATTTGATGTGATCATTTCCAATCCGCCCTATATCGGAATTTATGAACAGGACGAAATTGAAGATTCCGTAAAAGGTTTTGAACCGGAAATGGCGCTCTTCTCTCCGACCTCAGACGCCCTGATTTTTTACAGGAAAATTGCTGAAGATGCTCAAAAACAATTAGCAGACAATGGATTATTATTTCTTGAAATCAATCAAAAATTGGGTCCTGAAACGCTGGAGTTGTACGAAGATTTTGCAGAAGCAGAACTGATAAAAGATTTATCCGGAAATGACCGGTTTATTTTTGGAAAAAAGTAA
- a CDS encoding DUF4180 domain-containing protein, which produces MQSTIVGDFRKYQSKSFQEFIFESNKGKQVAFVNSIVEAVNKFSD; this is translated from the coding sequence TTGCAATCAACGATTGTAGGCGATTTTAGGAAATACCAAAGTAAAAGCTTTCAGGAATTTATATTTGAAAGCAATAAAGGAAAGCAGGTTGCTTTTGTAAACAGTATTGTTGAAGCAGTGAATAAATTTTCAGATTAA